Below is a genomic region from Dechloromonas denitrificans.
CGCGCCAGGAGGCTGAAATGGCTCAGGAAAAACTTCGGGAACTGGGTGTGGAAACGGTGCTGCTTGCCCCGAAAGGCGCCAAACCCTGATCAGGGCATGCCGGGCAGTCTCGGCAACCCGAGACTGCGGCGTATATCCCGGTGGACCCGTGCGGCATTCTCCAGCGGGGATTCGATCCGACGGGGTTCCTGATAGTTGCGTTGCTCACGATAGCCACCGTAGCCACGACGGTCGTAGTAGTGATCGTCACCGTAATAGCCGCGCGAACTACCGTAGCCATAGGCCGGGTAGGTTTCGACATAAACCGGTGCCGGCCGGTAATAACCGTGTTGTGCCGGAATGACGGTGCAGGCGCCCAGGCTGGCGAGTAGCGTCAAGGCCAGAACAGCGCGACGGATGGTTTTGATGGCGGACATGGTTTTCACTGGATGGGTGAGCATGTCCATATAACGCAGCGGGGAGAAGCCGGGCTGACTCATCCGCCCGGCTGTTTTGTAAGCAAATATTAAAGCGTGAGTTCAGCGACGGCCTTCAGTCCATCCTTGATATTGGCTTGTGCTGCTCTTTCGACCGCCATGCGTACCCGTGCGATGGCCGCAAAAGCATCGCCCATGGTCGCGGTGCCGCTCGACTTGACCGATTTGCGCATTACGACGCTACGGTCGGCTGTCTTGATCAGCGACCATGCGGTTTCCATCTCGACAGTAAATGTCGCACCAAAGATCGGCTTTTGCAGGCTGGTGATCCGGACATTCAATTCGTAGTCGCCGGCATTTCCCTGGATGATGCTTTTGAAAACCCGGCTCTGGGTGACTGCGTCCTCGATGGCCGACTTCAGGTCGGCATCGGCAATGCTGTCGTCAGAGCCGCCAGCCGTTTTCACCAGAAGCGACTGCGGGTGGTGTTTTGCCACCGTGAAGCCTTGCGGGGTCATTGCTTCGCGTGTCGCTTGCGAAGAGCAGCCGGTTAGCGCAAGGGCAAGCAGCAGTGAGGCGATCAGCGCGGTATGGCGACGCATTTACTTGGCTCCCTTGTAAATGTTGTCGACCACTTCGTTGACCATTTCCTTGGGCGAAAGCCGGGTCAGGGAGGTGTGATAAGAGTTGCCGGTGGCCATCGGGAAATCTGTTTTCGGATCACGGATAGTGACGGTCAACTCAAGCATGTACATGGTGATATCCCACATCCAGCGGTCGACATAGGTGACGACTGCATCGATGTTGCTCGGCGGCGTGTCCGTTCCGGTGGTGACGGTCACACCCTTGCTGCGCAGTTTCTCGGCGATCAGCTCATTGGTGCCGCCATCTTCAGCCGGAATCTTCTTGACGTACATGGTTTTCAGGGCCGACAGGTTGGTCGACGGATCGACGCTGCCGGTTGCCCGGTTGACTGCGCAACCTGTGCTCAGGCTGGTGATGACGCCGAGTACGGCAAGCAGTTTGATCAGTTTGTTCATGAGACGCTCCCCTTGGTTTATTGGAGGGCGGAGCGTATGCCAACTGGCTTTGTCAGGTATTGATCTGGCTCATGAAATGCTGATTGATCGTTCTGCCAGCGCGATCTTCAGGCGGCGGGCAAAGACGGTCATTTCCTTGGCGGCTTGTATGTCACCGCGTGCTTCGGCGACGGCAATGCCTTGTTCGTAAGCATCCAGGGCGCCTTGATGGTCGCCTGTTTCGCTGCGTGCCTTGCCGAGTGCCTTCCAGGCGGCCGAGTAGTTTTTGTCGCGGTCGACGGCGGCCTGGAAGCATTTTCCAGCTTCAGCGGCATTGCCTTCCTTGAGATATTCATTGCCCAGGGAAAAACGGAGCAGGGCACCGTCGCGCGGGCCGCCGAGCATTTTTTCGAGGGATTCGATACGTGGATTCATGGTGCTCCAAGGCTAAAATAAGGTTTTTCCAATCCGGATACAGAAAGCTACTCATGGCCAAAACCATCATTGCCACGTCCAACGCTCCCGCCGCCATCGGCACTTATTCGCAAGCCGTTCGGGTTGGCGATACCGTTTACATGTCCGGGCAGATCGGCCTCGATCCGGCTTCCATGCAGATGGTAGACGGCATCGACGCACAAATCGTTCGCGTTTTCGACAATCTCAAGGCCGTGGCCGAAGCGGCCGGCGGCTCACTGGCCGATGTCGTCAAGCTCAATGTCTTCCTAACCGATCTGGCCAATTTCGCCAAAGTTAATGAAACCATGGCACGTTATTTCAGCGAACCGTTTCCGGCCCGTGCCGCGGTCGGTGTCAAGGAGCTGCCGCGTGGCGCGCTGGTTGAGGCCGATGCCGTGATGTTTATCGGCTGATGAACGAAACCGGGAGTTCGCTCCCCGTTTCTCCGGCCATGTCGCCACCGATTCGTGCTCCGGAGGCCTTGCGCAAGAAACTGGCAAAGATCGGCCTCCACAGCGAGGCCGATTTGCTGGTTCATCTGCCGCTGCGCTACGAGGATGAAACCCGGATCGTTCCGGTTGCCCGGGCGCCCTGGGGTGAAGCGGTACAGGTCGAGGTCGAGGTCAGCTCCTGCGAGGTGCAGTTCAGACCGCGCCGGCAGATGGTCGTCCATGCCCGGGATGAGAGCGGCGAACTGACCATGCGGTTTTTCAGCTTTTATCCCAGCCAGCAGGCGGCACTGTCGGCGGGGGCGAGAGTCAGGGCTTTTGGCGAGGTGCGCGGCGGGTTTTTCGGGGCCGAGATGGTGCATCCGCGTTTCCGCAAGGTTGCCGAAGATGATGCCCTGCCGACCGAAATGACCCCGGTTTATCCGTCGACCGCAGGCGTCGCCAATTCGGCATTGCAGAAGCTGATCGGCAAGGCGCTGGCCGTTGGCGATCTGTCCGACACCCTGCCGGACGAACTGCGCCAGCAGTTGAAGCTGCCCGGCCTGGCGCGCAGTCTGCGCTTTCTGCACAAGCCGCCGCCGGGGACCGATCTTGACACTTTGCATGCGCGCAATCACCCGGCCTGGCGGCGCGTCAAGTTCGATGAAGTACTGGCCCAGCAGATGTGCCTGCGCCGGGCCTACCTGGCGCGCCGCGAGAAAGGCGCCCCGGTGCTGGTGGCGCGCGACAATCTGGGTGCCCGCCTGCTCGATCAACTGCCTTTCGGGCTGACTGGCGCGCAGTTACGGGC
It encodes:
- a CDS encoding RidA family protein — translated: MAKTIIATSNAPAAIGTYSQAVRVGDTVYMSGQIGLDPASMQMVDGIDAQIVRVFDNLKAVAEAAGGSLADVVKLNVFLTDLANFAKVNETMARYFSEPFPARAAVGVKELPRGALVEADAVMFIG